Proteins from a genomic interval of Papaver somniferum cultivar HN1 chromosome 4, ASM357369v1, whole genome shotgun sequence:
- the LOC113275308 gene encoding coatomer subunit zeta-1-like isoform X1: protein MQETLPLIKNILLLDSEGKRVAVKYYSDDWPTNSARLAFEKAIFTKTQKTNARTEAEIAMFENHIVVYKFIQDLHFFVTGGDNENELILATVLQAFFDAVALLLRNNLDKITALENLDLILLCLDEIVDGGNILDNEASIIAAKVASNGGDNAASLSEQTISQALATAREHLTRSLLK, encoded by the exons ATGCAGGAGACTCTTCCATTGATTAAAAACATCCTTCTATTGGATTCAGAAGGGAAGCGAGTAGCTGTGAAGTACTATTCAGATGACTGGCCAACAAACAGTGCAAGGTTAGCCTTCGAAAAAGCTATATTTACAAAAACACAGAAGACAAACGCTCGGACTGAAG CGGAGATTGCGATGTTTGAGAACCACATTGTTGTTTATAAGTTTATTCAAGACCTGCACTTTTTTGTTACTGGTGGGGACAATGAGAATGAGCTCATATTAGCCACTGTTCTTCAGGCATTCTTTGATGCAGTTGCGCTCCTTCTCAG GAACAATTTGGATAAAATTACAGCACTCGAGAACTTGGATCTTATCCTTTTATGCCTTGATGAGATTGTTGACGGAGG GAATATTCTTGACAACGAAGCCAGCATTATTGCAGCTAAAGTCGCATCTAATGGTGGTGACAATGCGGCATCTTTGTCTGAGCAG ACCATCTCTCAAGCACTAGCTACTGCCCGAGAACATTTAACTAGATCTCTCCTCAAGTGA
- the LOC113275308 gene encoding coatomer subunit zeta-1-like isoform X2: METLPLIKNILLLDSEGKRVAVKYYSDDWPTNSARLAFEKAIFTKTQKTNARTEAEIAMFENHIVVYKFIQDLHFFVTGGDNENELILATVLQAFFDAVALLLRNNLDKITALENLDLILLCLDEIVDGGNILDNEASIIAAKVASNGGDNAASLSEQTISQALATAREHLTRSLLK, encoded by the exons GAGACTCTTCCATTGATTAAAAACATCCTTCTATTGGATTCAGAAGGGAAGCGAGTAGCTGTGAAGTACTATTCAGATGACTGGCCAACAAACAGTGCAAGGTTAGCCTTCGAAAAAGCTATATTTACAAAAACACAGAAGACAAACGCTCGGACTGAAG CGGAGATTGCGATGTTTGAGAACCACATTGTTGTTTATAAGTTTATTCAAGACCTGCACTTTTTTGTTACTGGTGGGGACAATGAGAATGAGCTCATATTAGCCACTGTTCTTCAGGCATTCTTTGATGCAGTTGCGCTCCTTCTCAG GAACAATTTGGATAAAATTACAGCACTCGAGAACTTGGATCTTATCCTTTTATGCCTTGATGAGATTGTTGACGGAGG GAATATTCTTGACAACGAAGCCAGCATTATTGCAGCTAAAGTCGCATCTAATGGTGGTGACAATGCGGCATCTTTGTCTGAGCAG ACCATCTCTCAAGCACTAGCTACTGCCCGAGAACATTTAACTAGATCTCTCCTCAAGTGA